In Salarias fasciatus chromosome 9, fSalaFa1.1, whole genome shotgun sequence, the genomic stretch GTTACATTCTCGATTTCGTCGAAGGTCAAGCAAGAGGCGCTATCTGGTGGTCGTAGGAAATATCACAGAGGCATgtagtgaaaaagaaaaaaataagtttggcTTCTCAGTGAAGGCAACATTTAGGAGTTCTGTTAACAAATAATACAGAGTGAAGTCGAACTGGAAGGTGAAGAAAGTGACGCCATCTGGAAGTCGAAGAAAATATGGCAACAGCAATGTCGGGATGCAGGAAGGATCAAAGTCTGGGTTGCAAAAAATGTTCTTTCGGATATTAAGCATACTCAGTGGCTGATACATGAAGAATAAACTTTATTGAGCACCAGGTAAATTTTACTGTCACACCTTTAGCACATGCAACTTCAAAAACCGTTTTTGTGTGTAAAAAGCTAAGGGGGTGATCATATTCAAGTTTCAAAGGGAACCTTTCTCACCAGCGCCACCTGGTGTGTTGACTGATTAGCTCCATGTGAAACAAGTCAGAACTACAAACCACAGCTATAACAACGATTAACAAAGGAGGAAGACGGCGTTCAAATATTAATCCCAGTCATAATCTGATCATTTTCTGGATATTCTGTTTGCCCTACCTTCTAGAGATGTTGAGCTAGTACGAAAAGTATAGATTTTTcctgaaatcactgaaaaaaattaattgaagaAATaactttcattattatttcatgaggcacctgtggtcCAAATTGAAACGGACTCTAACGTTATGCTGCAGAAGAGTGGTTTAGATGTTGTGCGTCGGATATTTCCGTCAGTACAGTATTAATTTGAATCAAATCACTTGTCTCTGATGCTATGACAGTGTGGCGGCGCCGTTGTCACCGTGAGGCAGTTCTTTCAAGAACATGAGATCGCAGTGCGTTGTCAGCTTGTTAAGATAGAAATCAGAGATCGGTCCAGAAAGCAGTCAGAGTCCTGAGCACCATTGGTGAGGTCTGGAGTTCACAGCATTGGGTTCATTTCTTCTTCCCCTCGACGTCGCTCTTGTCTCTCCTGGCGGCCGAAGCGCTCGCCCTCTCGGCCCTCTCTCCTGCCGCCGGAGGCCTCGTCTGGGAGACGTTGGGCTTCCTTGCATCGTCCCTCAGGGCGCTGCGTTGCTTCGCCAGCAGCCTCTCCGCCTCCATCTTTTCCCGCACAGCTTTCTCTCTGGCGAGCCGTTgcctctccagcagctctctctgggccttctccctctccagccgctccttctccttcctggCAGCCATCTCTTTCTCGAATCTCGCCTTCTCCTGAGCCACTCTCGCTCTTTCCCTGGCAAGGCGCTCTCTCTCCATCCGTTCCCGCTCTTCCTTCTCCTTTGCcgctctctccatcctctccttgGCGATTCGTTCCCTCTCTCTGGCTAACTTCTCTCTCTCaagtctttctctttctttggcAATGCGTTCTCTCTCAAGTCTCTCTTTCTCCGCCTTTTCTTTggctattctctctctctccaagcGTTCCCTTTCTTTAGCCATACGCTCCCTCTCCATCCTTTCTTTTTCGGCCTTCGCTTTCGCTAGCCTCTCATTTTCgagtctctctctttccttggCAAGGCGTTCTCTTTCTTGTCTTTCCCTCAGAAGTCTCTCCCTTTCTTTAGCAATTCGTTCCTTTTCcagcctctctttctcttgtcTTTCCTTCTCTGCTCTCTCCCGTGCGAGTCTTTCCCTTTCTTTGGCGATTCgttctctctccagtctctctttctctgccctCTCTTTGGCTATCCTCTCTTTTTCAAGTCTCTCCCTTTCTTTAGCGATTCGTtccctctccagcctctccttCTCGGCCCTCTCCCGTGCAAGTCTCTCCCTTTCTTTGGCAATTCTTTCCCtttccagtctctctctctccactctctctttctccatccgTTCTTTCTCCTGCCTCTCCTTTTCCTTGGCGACTCGTTCCCTCTCCAGTCTTTCCTTCTCCGCTCTTTCTTTAGCTATCCTTTCTCTCTCGAGGCGTTCTTTCTCCagcctttctttttctgctttctctttgGCAATCCTTTCATTCTCAAGTCTTTCCTTTTCCTTGGCGAGCCGTTCCCTCTCCACCCGTTCCTTCTCAAGTCTCTCTCTTTCCAAtctttccttctcttctttctcttgctcCAGCCTCTTCCTTTCCTTCTCCTGCTGTTCCCTCTCTATCCTTTCCTTCTCTGCCTTCTCTCGTTCCAGCCGTTCCCTCTCTTCTCTGTCGGCCTTTTCTTTTGCCAGTCTTTCAAGCgcttgtctctctttctctgccttcTCTCGGGCTATCCTTTCTTTCTCAGCTTTCTCCTGGGCTTCCTTCTCCACCCTCTCTttttccatcctctctctctctgccttttctctttccatcttctccgtctccaccttcagtctctcctccgcctcctccagggtCTTTGTCTTCAGCGCCCAGgccgcctccctctgctcctcctcctcagcgaGGAAGGCCCTGATTTCGGCCACTGCGATGCGAGCGATCCTCTTGGCCTCCATCTTCTCGTGGATCATCCTCAGCTCGTCTCGCAGGGCCGAGCGCAGCTTGGCGCCTGTGACGGGCTGCTCTGAGATTTGAGGTCGACAGTTTCAGGACGGCGTGGTGGGACCGAGCTTGTTAACAAGCCGAAACACCGCAAACAAGGGACTGTTAGAAATGCAGGGAAGGGGAGATGCTCGTGCAAAATCACACCAACGGAACCAGAAACGTGTCTCTGTGGTTCGAACTGTCTAGATGCTGACAGAGTATCTGAAAGATTCAAAAAGCAGGCTGTCACGCTTTGAGTTTAGAAAACTTGTTTGGACATGAGGTGAAAGGGTCAGGCTGGAGCGGTAACTACCTGGTAGAATGCCACCGTAAGTACTTCACCGATCAATTTCACACTGATGTACTGTTTCGTAGATGGCTGCCACTGCAGTGCGTGACGGAGTATGCTTGTATGAGAAGCGGTACCTCCATTCACAAAGGACTACATACTGTAGTCTGGTGGGTGACATTACAAAATCAATACGGCACGGTCCGAAGCTTTC encodes the following:
- the LOC115393928 gene encoding calponin homology domain-containing protein DDB_G0272472-like, with product MPSCFIPEKETLVEADRPGKLPEETAGKAPDRKNTTQEQPVTGAKLRSALRDELRMIHEKMEAKRIARIAVAEIRAFLAEEEEQREAAWALKTKTLEEAEERLKVETEKMEREKAERERMEKERVEKEAQEKAEKERIAREKAEKERQALERLAKEKADREERERLEREKAEKERIEREQQEKERKRLEQEKEEKERLERERLEKERVERERLAKEKERLENERIAKEKAEKERLEKERLERERIAKERAEKERLERERVAKEKERQEKERMEKERVERERLERERIAKERERLARERAEKERLERERIAKERERLEKERIAKERAEKERLERERIAKERERLARERAEKERQEKERLEKERIAKERERLLRERQERERLAKERERLENERLAKAKAEKERMERERMAKERERLERERIAKEKAEKERLERERIAKERERLEREKLARERERIAKERMERAAKEKEERERMERERLARERARVAQEKARFEKEMAARKEKERLEREKAQRELLERQRLAREKAVREKMEAERLLAKQRSALRDDARKPNVSQTRPPAAGERAERASASAARRDKSDVEGKKK